AACGCCGGAATGCCAGGGCGAAATCTTCAATGTGGGCACCACGGAATCCATCTCCATAGAGGATTTGGCCAAGAAAGTCAAAACCATGTGCGACAGCAAGTCCCGCATCGATTATATGAGCTATGAAGACGCTTTTGAAGAAGGTTTTGAAGACATGATGAACCGCATGCCCGACCTTAGCAAAATCAAGCAATACATCGGCTATGAACCAAAGTTAGACCTGGATGCCATCATCCGGCGGATGATTGAGTATTATGAAAAATAAGCTGCTGCTCGTCGCCCTGCTGATTCTGACCTGCGTTTTGAGCGCTCAGAACATTCCACAGCTCAGCGGACAGGTGCTGATCTCAGTGAACGTGACCGGTTTTGTGGCGAATCCTGGCACCTATCAGCTTACGCCGCTGGCGCGTATCTATGATGCCGTGAAAGTTGCCAACGACAACAACCGCTCCGTTACCACGCTGCCAACCCTTACCCCCCAGCAGACCAAGGAAGCCGAGCGCGATTCACTTTACCTGAATTTCCAAGGCCTGCGAAGCGTGAAACTCACCCGGGGCAGGGAAACCAAAACCTATGACCTGCTGCGCTTCATGCGCACAGGCGCCCTGGACCAGAATCCGTTGCTCAAAGACGGCGATCTGCTCTGGATACCGGCGCTTGGAACCTCCGTAACCATCTCCGGCGAGGTTTACATGCCAGGCGAATACCAGTTCGTGGAAGGGGACAAGCTCTCCGACATTCTGGAACTGGCCCAGGGCTTCACTCTGGCTGCAGACCGCAATCTGGTGAATATCTACCGCTACAGGGACAACTCTCCTGAGTTTGAAGTGCTGAGATATGACCTCCGTAACCAGCACGCAGAAGACATCGTTTTACGGCCTTACGACCGTGTGAACGTGATATCCAACGCAGAACACCGCCGCGCCTGGAAGATAACCGTGGAAGGTGACGTGAAAGCGCCGGGGGAATACTATGTCGGCGAAAACACCACTCTCTACGACATCCTCATCCTCTGCGGAGGCCCCACTTCCCGAGGCAATCTGCGCAATGCCATCTATGCCAACCGGGCAGGAGCCGAGCAACCCGATTTGGAATTTGAACGCCTGATGCAGCTTGACTTATCGGATCTGACCTCGATGGAATACCGCTACATGCTGAACCGCATCCGCCAATTCCCAGGACGCTACAGCGTTGATGTGGCCAGGGTTTGGGAGAGCAAAGGCACCGAAATTAACCCTGTTGTGCACGATGGCGACTACCTATTTATTCCGCAGTATTTGGACATGGTGGAAGTAAGTGGACAGGTGGTCAATCCAGGTCTGATACCCTGGGTTGAAGGAAAAAACTATGAGTATTACATCGCCCTCGCAGGCGGCTATACCAACAACAAACGCTGGAACGGAACCCGAATCATTAGTGCGGCTAGCGGCAACTGGGTGAAGCCCAGTAAAAAGCTGACCCTCGATCCCGGCGATACTATATATGTTTCTGAACAAGACACTTACAATACCTGGGATCGCTTCAAGGATATAATGTTGATTGCCACTCAGGTGATCACCATTTTCCTGGGCGTGCGTACCCTCACACATTAAGGAGCTGAATTTTGAAAGTACCAATGCTGGACCTCAAAGCACAATATGAACCCCTGCTGCCCTGTGTTCGGGAGGCCATGGATAAGGTTCTGGAGGAAAACAACTATATCATGGGCCACCAGGTGAAGGAACTGGAAGAGAAAATGGCCGCCTATCTGGGCGTTCGCCATGCCATCGGCTGCGCTTCCGGGACTGACGCCCTGGTCTTGTCTGTGCAGGCCCTGGGGATTGGCCCCGGCGATGAGGTGATCACCACCCCCTTCACATTCTTTGCCACCGCCTCCTCCATCTGGCGCAACGGCGCCAAACCCCGCTTCGCGGATATCGATCCCCGCACCTTCAACCTCGATCCGGACAAGATCGAAGCCGTCATCACGCCCCGCACCAAAGCCATCATGCCGGTTCATCTTTTCGGCCAGTGCTGCGACATGGAACGGATCATGGAAATCGCCCACAAGCACGGCCTCAAGGTGATCGAAGACAACGCCCAGGGCATCGGCTGCACCTGGAATGGAAAGATGAGCTGCACTTTCGGGGACATCGGCACCCTGTCTTTCTTCCCCAGCAAGAATCTCGGCGCTATGGGCGACGGCGGTATGTGCATCACTAATGATGCCGATCTGGCCTCAAAACTGCGCCAACTGAGGGTCCATGGCGAAAACCCCAAATATTACCACAAGTGGGTGGGGCTGAACAGCAGGCTGGATACGCTCCAGGCCGCGATCCTGGACGTTAAGCTGGACCATTTGGCCGGCTGGAGTGAAGCCCGGCGTGCCAATGCCGCTTACTACAATGAAAAACTTGCCTCCATTCCAGAGGTGAAAACGCCCTATGTCGCTGAGGAAGCCGTTTCCATCTACAACCAATACACCCTGATCTGCAAAGAGCGCGACTCCCTGCTGGAACACATCAAGTCCCGCGACATAGGCTGCGCCATTTACTATCCCGAACCACTGCATCTGCAGGAATGTTTTGCCGAACTTGGCTACAAAGAAGGCGATCTGCCCGTGGCTGAACGAGCTTCGCGTCAGGTGCTTTCAATACCCATCTACCCTGAACTCACAGAAGCCCAAAAACTCTACGTCTTCGATGCCATCAGGGATTTTTACAGGGGGAAAGGTGAATGAAAATCATCGTTTGCGTTAAGCAAGTGCCAAACACCACCGAAATCAGGATCGATCCCCTCACCAACACCCTCATCCGGGAAGGCGTGGAAAGCATCCTCAATCCGTTCGACACCTACGCCATCGAAGAGGCCGTTCGCCTCAAAGAGACCCACGGAGGCAGCGTGACCGCCCTCTGCATGGGCCCGCCTCAAGCTGAGGAAACTTTGCGCGAAGCGGTTTCCCTGGGCGTAGACGAGATTATTTTGCTTTCCGACCGGCGTTTCGCCGGCGCGGATACCTGGGCCACCAGCCTCACCCTGGCTGCCGCCATCTCCAAGATCGGTGAATTCGACCTTGTTTTCACCGGCCAACAAGCCATCGATGGCGACACAGCGCAGGTTGGGCCAGGCATAGCGGCCCATCTGGACATCCGCCAGGCCTGTTTTGTGCGCAAGATCGAAGAGCTAACTTCCTGCAACGTAACCCTCCAGCGCCTGATGGAAGACGGCTACGACAGACTGAAACTTAAGCTTCCCGCCGTGATCACTGTGGTGAAAGAGATTAACACGCCCCGCCTGCCTTCCCTGCGTGGAAAACGCAACGCCAGGGCGGCTGAACTGAAGATCTGGAACGCTGATGACCTCGGACTGGACGAAAAAACCATCGGCCTCAACGGCTCGCCCACCCAAGTAGTGAAAATCTTCACTCCAAAACATGACAAGCAAACCGAAAAAGTTACTGTGACCCCCGACGAAGCCGCTGATCTCATCATACAGCGTCTGGACCAAATCACCCGGGGAGGATAATCTTGCTGCAATATCCTGACATCGATCCCACCCTGGTAAGCTTTTCCCTTTTTGGTAGAGAACTGGCCATCCGCTGGTACGGTTTTCTCTATGTGTTAAGCTTCATCCTGGGCTACATTTTCTATCGCCACATGCTGAAGATACGGGATGTAAAGATCAGCCGGGACCAGTATGAAGGAGCCATCTTCTCCGCCATGCTGGGTGTGATCTTAGGCGGTCGGTTGGGATATGTGCTGTTCTACAATCTGCCCTGGTATCTGCAGCATCCCCAAGAGATTTTCTTCGTCTGGGAAGGCGGAATGAGCTTTCACGGCGGCGCTTTGGGAGTGATCATCGCCTGCCTCATCTATCTGAAGCGGCAGAAACTCAGTTTCTTCAAACTGGCCGATCCCGCCATGCCTCTGGTGGCAGTAGGTTTGGGGCTCGGACGCCTGGGTAATTTCATCAACGCAGAGTTGTGGGGAAAAGTGACCACCCTGCCTTGGGGCATGGTATTCCCCGGCACCGACGCCGGCTCTCTGCCCCGCCACCCCACCCAGCTCTACGAGATGTTTCTGGAAGGGGTCGTGTTGTTCACGGTCAGCTTTATCCTGCTTAAAAAAAGCCGGCGGGAAGGAATCGTTTTCTGGACCTTCATCGGCCTTTACGGGATTTTCCGCTTTTTGGTGGAATTCGTACGGGAGCCGGACGAGCTTGACATTTATGACAAATATGGTTATTTCTTGGGCTTCATGACCATAGGCCAAATCCTCAGCTTGCTGATGGTGATCGCTGCTGCCATCGGCATCTGGAAACTTTACCAAAAGAAACCGGAGGCCAAGCCTTGAAACGTCTTATTCCCGTCCTGCTGATTGTCAGCGCGCTGCTGCTAAGCTCCTGCGCCTCAATCAAACCCGTGGACAAGCTTTCCCTGCTGCGCGCCGAACTGGCCCGCTGGCAAAACTTCAGCGCCGACGGCATCGTGCGCGTAACCTATGCAGGACTAACCCTGCACAAGATGTTCGTGCTGGCCAAGTCCGTCGATTCCGCCCGGCTCGACATTGTTGACGGCGGCGCGTTCGGGATTTCGCCCTCTCCATTGATTTCGGTCTATCTGGCAGATTATTTAGCCGTGGAATCAGCGTTCCTCAAGCTGCCCGATTTTTCCAAAGCACAGCTGGACACTTCCTCCTATCTGGCTTTGCTGGCCGATCCCGAAGCCCTGTTGGCCAAATACGGAGACGAGATCGCAGCCAATGAAGCAGTATCTGCAGGCGACCTTCGTGTAACATTCACCCCCAAGATGCAGCTGGCCAAGGTAGAGGACGCCACTTCCGGTGCCGTGATGTCCATAACCTACAATTCCAAAGGCAACCCCGATAAAGTGCTATTCAGGATCGACAGCAACAAATCGGTGGAGCTTTTGGTGGACAGCATCAGCTATGGTGAAGCAGAAGCCGTTCCTTTGCCCCGTCCTGAAGGGAGTTCTGAACAGCCATGATTAGCCGCTACTGCCTGCCGGAAATGGAACGCATCTGGACTCAGCAAAACCGCTATGAATGCTGGCTGGAGGTGGAACTCGCCGCCGCCAGAGCTATGTTTGAACTGGGCATCATACCGGAAGATGACTGGCGGTCTATCTCTGAAAAAGCCGATTTTTCCTGCGAGCGTATCGATGAGATCGAAGCCGTCACCCGTCACGACGTGATCGCTTTTCTCACCAATGTGGCGGAATATGTGGGCGAACCAGCCCGCTGGATCCACTTCGGCCTTACCTCCTCCGACACCCTGGATACCGCCACTGCGCTGCAACTAAAGCAATCCGGAGAACTGATCCTCACAGAACTGCACCGCCTGGCTGAAACCTTGAAACTGAAAGCCCGCGAACACCGCAACACCATCTGCATGGGCCGTTCGCACGGCATCCATGCTGAACCGACTTGTTTCGGGCTCAAATTCGCCCTCTGGCATGACGAGACCAAACGCAACATCGAAAGGATGCAAAACGCTATTGAAACCGTGGCCGTAGGCCAGTTCAGCGGCGCTGTGGGCAACTTCGCCCACCTCGACCCCAAGGTTGAGGAACTGGCCTGCAAGCATTTGGACCTGCGCCCCGCCAACGTTTCCACCCAAGTGCTGCAGCGTGATCGGCACGCCTTTTTCCTCGGTGAACTTGCCCTCATCGGCAGCCTCGTGGAAAAAATCGCTTTGGAAATCCGCCACCTTCAGCGCACTGAGGTGCAGGAAGCGGAGGAAAGCTTTGCCGCAGGCCAGAAAGGCTCTTCCGCGATGCCCCACAAACGCAATCCCATCCAAAGCGAACAGTTCTGCGGCCTGGCCCGGCTGTTGCGCTCAAACGCCCAAGCCGCGCTGGAAAACAACGCCCTCTGGCACGAGCGCGACATCTCCCATTCGTCGGTGGAACGCGTGATCCTTCCAGATTCATGCATCCTCACACATTACATGCTGGCCAAATGCTGCCGCCTCATTTCCAACCTCGTCGTTTACCCCAAGAACATGAAGGCCAATCTGGAACTCACCAACGGCCTCGTTTTCTCCCAGGCAGTGCTGCTGCATCTCGTGAAGCAAGGCCTGCCCCGTGAGGAAGCCTACGCCCTGGTGCAGGAAGCCGCAATGCAGTGCTGGGAAAGCGGCACACCCCTGCTTGACCACATTCTGGCGAACAGCCGGATCACCGCGCTGCTCCCGGCTTCCGAGATCAAGGACATCTTTTCTTACGACAGGTATCTACGCCACGTAGATGCCATTTTCAAACGCTGCGGGATCATTTGAACCCGCCCAAAACCCAGATAAGGAGAACAAGATGAAAAAGCTGATATTCGTCGCAACCCTGCTGGCAATGCTGCTCCCCATCGCCCTGATCGCCCAAACCTACAATATAGAAGGCTTGTGGTATGTTCAGGACAAAGCGGGAAAGATACAAATCTATAAAAACTCGTCAGGAAGCTATGAAGGCAAAATCGTCTGGCAGAAAGAGGGCTTTGAAGACGGCAAGCCCAAAATGGACAAGAAAAACCCTGACAAAAGCCTCCGTTCCCGCCCACTGACCAACCTCGTGGTCATCAAGAACCTCAAATCACAGGGCAACAACAAATACGACGGCGGCACCATCTACGACCTAACAACCGGAAACACCTATTCCGTAAAGGTGGAACTCACCGGCCCCAACACCATGAAACTCCGTGGCTTCATAGGCTTTCCCCTGCTGGGCAAAACGCTAACTTGGACCCGCGCCTCATCCTGAACCATTTTCGCGAAGAGCTGCCAGGATCGCAAGATCCTGGCTGGTTCTTCAGCACCTGAACTTTGATAGACCAGCCAGGCCGGAGCCTGGGACAAGAGGAATGAATGCCTGATACCACAAGCAAATACCTGCTCTCCGATGCGAACTCGCTGCGGCAGATAAAGTTCGCCCAGTTCCGTGCCCAAGTGCCGGCCCTGCTCCTGGTGGCCGTCGCCTTCGCCCTGAAAGCCATCTTTCCCAACACCGGAAACTGGCTCTACACCGTCGCCCTGGCTTTGGCTATCCTGGGCATTGTGGTCTATGTCTTCATCGGCCTCTGTTTCCGCTATCGCCAGCGCATTCCCCTGCCTCCGGAAACCGCGCTGCTTTCCCCCATTGAAGGCAGGATCGAGCATATCCGGGGCAGCGGAGACATTACACTGCTCGCAGTGAGGAAAAACATCCTCGACAGTGTGGAACTGCGCAGTCCGCATTCAGACTGCCAACTGGATAATGGGGAACTGTGGCTGACCACCGAGGCCGGGAAGATCAATTTCCGCTTCAATTTCAACCGCATCCAGTGGTTCGCGGAGCCGGACCTCAGCGCCGGCAATATCATTGGCATTGTCAGCGGCAGCGGTTCCTGTTCGGTGATCTTCCCCGGCAAACCAGGTTTCAGCGTCCAACCAGGCGATGCCGTGAAAGCCGCGGAGCCTTTGATCAGCCTGTTCAACACTCCCGGCCCGGCTCAACCAGAACCCGCTCCCGAAAAGGTTTCCCCCCCTGCAGAAGAAGGAGGCGAGATATAACTATGTTCCGCAAGTTTATTCCTTTGCTTGTCATTTTAGCCCTGCTGCTCGGCGCCCTTGGCTGCGCCCTTCTGGGCAGGCCCTCGCTGCAAAGCGACACAGTCGAAGAGAGCGTCATCAACGAAGCATCTGGCCTGGCTTCCAGCATCCGGACACCCGGCCTGCTCTACACCCACAACGATTCCGGCGGCGAAGCCTCGGTCTATGTTTTGAACAAACGCGCCCTCATGCCCGCCCGGATCGACCTGAAAGGCATCAGCAACCGCGACTGGGAAGACATCGCCACCGGAGTGGACCCCCGCGACGGCCAACCCTATGTGTTTGTGGGCGATATCGGTGACAACAACGCCAAATACCCCTCCGCCTTCATTTACCGCTTTGCCGAACCTGAAATCCTGGACACCCTGATCACGGTGGCAAAGATAGACCGCATCGAATTCACCTATGAAGACGGCCCCCGCGACGCCGAAGCCCTTTTCGCCGATCCCCGCAGCGGCGACCTCTATGTGATCAGCAAACGCGAGGAAAACTGTGGAATCTACCGCCTGGCCTATCCCCAAAGCTACGACAAGGCAAATGTCGCCCGCCGGGTTGGCACCCTGCCTTACTCCTGGGTCACCGCGGCGGATATATCCCCCTCCGGAAACCGCATCCTGGTGAAAACCTATTCCAAAATCTTTTGCTACAAGCGAGGCAAAAAGCAGTCCGTGGCGGAAAGCCTGGCCGGAAAACCCAAGGAAATGCCC
This DNA window, taken from Candidatus Cloacimonadota bacterium, encodes the following:
- a CDS encoding DegT/DnrJ/EryC1/StrS family aminotransferase, with protein sequence MKVPMLDLKAQYEPLLPCVREAMDKVLEENNYIMGHQVKELEEKMAAYLGVRHAIGCASGTDALVLSVQALGIGPGDEVITTPFTFFATASSIWRNGAKPRFADIDPRTFNLDPDKIEAVITPRTKAIMPVHLFGQCCDMERIMEIAHKHGLKVIEDNAQGIGCTWNGKMSCTFGDIGTLSFFPSKNLGAMGDGGMCITNDADLASKLRQLRVHGENPKYYHKWVGLNSRLDTLQAAILDVKLDHLAGWSEARRANAAYYNEKLASIPEVKTPYVAEEAVSIYNQYTLICKERDSLLEHIKSRDIGCAIYYPEPLHLQECFAELGYKEGDLPVAERASRQVLSIPIYPELTEAQKLYVFDAIRDFYRGKGE
- a CDS encoding prolipoprotein diacylglyceryl transferase codes for the protein MLQYPDIDPTLVSFSLFGRELAIRWYGFLYVLSFILGYIFYRHMLKIRDVKISRDQYEGAIFSAMLGVILGGRLGYVLFYNLPWYLQHPQEIFFVWEGGMSFHGGALGVIIACLIYLKRQKLSFFKLADPAMPLVAVGLGLGRLGNFINAELWGKVTTLPWGMVFPGTDAGSLPRHPTQLYEMFLEGVVLFTVSFILLKKSRREGIVFWTFIGLYGIFRFLVEFVREPDELDIYDKYGYFLGFMTIGQILSLLMVIAAAIGIWKLYQKKPEAKP
- a CDS encoding adenylosuccinate lyase is translated as MISRYCLPEMERIWTQQNRYECWLEVELAAARAMFELGIIPEDDWRSISEKADFSCERIDEIEAVTRHDVIAFLTNVAEYVGEPARWIHFGLTSSDTLDTATALQLKQSGELILTELHRLAETLKLKAREHRNTICMGRSHGIHAEPTCFGLKFALWHDETKRNIERMQNAIETVAVGQFSGAVGNFAHLDPKVEELACKHLDLRPANVSTQVLQRDRHAFFLGELALIGSLVEKIALEIRHLQRTEVQEAEESFAAGQKGSSAMPHKRNPIQSEQFCGLARLLRSNAQAALENNALWHERDISHSSVERVILPDSCILTHYMLAKCCRLISNLVVYPKNMKANLELTNGLVFSQAVLLHLVKQGLPREEAYALVQEAAMQCWESGTPLLDHILANSRITALLPASEIKDIFSYDRYLRHVDAIFKRCGII
- a CDS encoding electron transfer flavoprotein subunit beta/FixA family protein → MKIIVCVKQVPNTTEIRIDPLTNTLIREGVESILNPFDTYAIEEAVRLKETHGGSVTALCMGPPQAEETLREAVSLGVDEIILLSDRRFAGADTWATSLTLAAAISKIGEFDLVFTGQQAIDGDTAQVGPGIAAHLDIRQACFVRKIEELTSCNVTLQRLMEDGYDRLKLKLPAVITVVKEINTPRLPSLRGKRNARAAELKIWNADDLGLDEKTIGLNGSPTQVVKIFTPKHDKQTEKVTVTPDEAADLIIQRLDQITRGG
- a CDS encoding DUF2147 domain-containing protein — translated: MKKLIFVATLLAMLLPIALIAQTYNIEGLWYVQDKAGKIQIYKNSSGSYEGKIVWQKEGFEDGKPKMDKKNPDKSLRSRPLTNLVVIKNLKSQGNNKYDGGTIYDLTTGNTYSVKVELTGPNTMKLRGFIGFPLLGKTLTWTRASS